In the genome of Diorhabda carinulata isolate Delta chromosome Y, icDioCari1.1, whole genome shotgun sequence, one region contains:
- the LOC130903095 gene encoding tigger transposable element-derived protein 6-like, which yields MKAVCGEKADVDMSKAEEWMQTTLQEKIKEVEPRNIFNVDETALFYECTPNKTFAFKGEDCSSGKLSKLRVTVLVGANVDGSEKLPLLVIGKSANPRCFKNVKTKPCEYQANKKAWMTQDIFENWLLKLDKKFYREKRKVLMFVDNYSAHNSIPDLENIEVVFFPPNMTSVLQPMDQGIINSFKIHYRSILVRKVLDEQVTLSKNQVKVNILQALRMCADAWRQVSATTIKNGFRKTGFIRGEETSIKFEESILEEAKLDQDFINIDQNVAICGELSDFEILNEVQGSTAVELSDDEEENQEQLSSSVAPTPNEALEFLAKLREFAESRQDVDEDIFAAISKITRFASKEKIILLTCPAFGL from the exons ATGAAGGCTGTCTGCGGCGAGAAGGCGGACGTCGATATGTCAAAAGCGGAAGAGTGGATGCAAACGACGCTgcaagaaaaaatcaaagaagtGGAGCCTAGGAACATTTTCAACGTTGACGAGACTGCTCTTTTCTACGAGTGCACGCCAAACAAGACTTTCGCCTTCAAGGGAGAAGATTGCAGCAGTGGGAAGTTGAGTAAACTGCGCGTAACTGTTCTTGTAGGAGCCAACGTGGACGGCAGTGAAAAGCTTCCGCTGCTTGTTATTGGAAAATCTGCTAATCCACGTTGTTTCAAAAACGTCAAAACGAAGCCATGCGAGTATCAAGCTAACAAGAAAGCTTGGATGActcaagatatttttgaaaattggctcCTTAAGTTGGACAAGAAATTCTACAGAGAGAAGAGAAAAGTGCTGATGTTCGTGGATAACTACAGTGCCCACAATTCCATTCCGGATTTAGAAAACATCGAAGTGGTGTTTTTCCCGCCAAACATGACGTCCGTTCTTCAACCGATGGATCAAGGAATCATCAACTCTTTCAAGATTCACTACAGGTCAATTCTAGTGCGCAAGGTGTTGGACGAGCAAGTTACACTCAGCAAAAACCAAGTGAAGGTCAACATTCTGCAAGCCTTGAGGATGTGTGCAGATGCCTGGCGACAAGTAAGCGCAACGACGATCAAAAATGGATTTAGGAAGACAGGATTCATCCGTGGCGAAGAAACTTCAATCAAGTTCGAGGAAAGCATCCTGGAAGAGGCAAAGCTGGACCAAGATTTCATCAACATCGACCAAAATGTAGCCATTTGCGGCGAACTatctgattttgaaattttgaacgaGGTCCAAGGATCTACGGCTGTGGAGTTATCAGACGACGAAGAAGAAAATCAAGAGCAGCTTTCATCCTCAGTAGCTCCAACTCCCAATGAAGCGCTGGAATTTTTAGCAAAATTGAGGGAATTTGCAGAGTCGCGACAAGACGTTGATGAAGATATTTTCGCAGCGATCAGCAAAATCACTCGATttgcttcaaaggaaaaaatc ATCTTGTTGACATGTCCGGCTTTCGGACTCTAA